A single genomic interval of Procambarus clarkii isolate CNS0578487 chromosome 17, FALCON_Pclarkii_2.0, whole genome shotgun sequence harbors:
- the LOC123772540 gene encoding protein FAM83H-like, which produces MIASLFLDGRLCVIVLASYLPEGVGGPTTHLPEGVGGPTSYLPEGVGGPTSYLPEGVGGPTSYLLEGVGGPTTHLPEGVGGPTPHLPEGVGGPTPYLPEGVGGPTPHLPEGVGGPTPHLPEGVGGPTPYLT; this is translated from the coding sequence atgattgcatcattgtttCTTGATGGGAGGTTGTGTGTCATTGTTCTTGCATCATACCTGCCGGAGGGTGTGGGAGGACCTACGACACACCTGCCGGAGGGTGTGGGCGGACCTACATCATACCTGCCGGAGGGTGTGGGCGGACCTACATCATACCTGCCGGAGGGTGTGGGAGGACCTACATCATACCTGCTGGAGGGTGTGGGAGGACCTACGACACACCTGCCGGAGGGTGTGGGAGGACCTACACCACACCTGCCGGAGGGTGTGGGAGGACCTACACCATACCTGCCGGAGGGTGTGGGAGGACCTACACCACACCTGCCGGAGGGTGTGGGAGGACCTACACCACACCTGCCGGAGGGTGTGGGAGGACCTACACCATACCTGACGTAG